The proteins below come from a single Methanospirillum lacunae genomic window:
- a CDS encoding SDR family oxidoreductase: MKYVITGGAGFIGSHLAKALAMDHEVVVIDNLFSGKMEHIVHTPVKFIQGSVTDFLLLKQVFEGSDGIFHEAAITSVPRSVKDPLPTNETNITGTLNVLLAAKEMNVRKVVFASSSSVYGDTPVLPKTENMPPNPMSPYGISKFAGEQYCRVFSELYGLKTVSLRYFNVFGPCQDPKSEYSAVIPKFITRILKHESPVIYGDGKQTRDFTYVKDVVQANIKAMESNIEGVFNVAYNQQISLISLASLIMELTGITAPIIFERERPGDIRDSLADISRIQNQIGYTPHYSVKSGLMETIAWYQNQ, from the coding sequence ATGAAATATGTCATTACCGGAGGAGCCGGATTTATTGGTTCTCATCTTGCTAAAGCTTTGGCGATGGATCACGAAGTCGTTGTCATTGATAATTTGTTTAGCGGGAAAATGGAACATATTGTCCATACTCCTGTCAAGTTTATACAAGGAAGTGTCACTGATTTTTTGCTATTAAAACAGGTTTTTGAGGGTTCAGATGGGATTTTTCATGAAGCAGCCATAACATCTGTCCCTCGTTCAGTGAAAGATCCTCTTCCAACAAATGAAACGAATATTACAGGAACATTGAATGTTTTACTTGCTGCAAAAGAGATGAATGTTCGAAAAGTTGTTTTTGCATCTTCTTCATCGGTGTATGGGGATACTCCGGTTCTTCCAAAGACTGAAAATATGCCTCCAAATCCAATGTCCCCGTATGGTATTTCAAAATTTGCTGGAGAGCAGTATTGTAGGGTTTTTTCAGAATTATATGGTCTAAAAACTGTTTCACTTAGATATTTTAATGTATTTGGACCCTGCCAGGATCCCAAATCTGAATATTCTGCAGTTATTCCAAAATTTATTACCCGGATTTTGAAACATGAATCACCGGTAATATATGGAGATGGGAAACAGACCCGGGATTTTACGTACGTGAAAGATGTTGTACAGGCAAACATCAAGGCAATGGAAAGTAACATTGAGGGAGTTTTTAATGTTGCGTATAATCAGCAGATTTCTCTCATTTCGTTAGCTTCGTTGATTATGGAGTTGACGGGGATTACGGCCCCGATTATTTTTGAACGAGAGAGACCGGGTGACATCCGTGACTCTCTTGCTGACATTAGTAGAATTCAGAACCAAATTGGCTATACTCCACATTATTCAGTTAAATCCGGTCTTATGGAGACGATTGCATGGTATCAGAATCAATAA
- the carA gene encoding glutamine-hydrolyzing carbamoyl-phosphate synthase small subunit: MKAALGLEDGRYFIGEGFGVEGETTGELVFSTQMTGYMEALTDPSYHGQLLLFTYPLIGNYGVDRENFQNSRVWASGCVVHELCTQPAGRSTLSQFFEEEGLFGITGVDTRHLTISIREKGTVRAGIIVGSDDGEEAVQLARSAPDITTQALIPEVSCKEPWNMKGSGPRVAVIDLGVKKNILQSLSHRNADLYIFPHDAKPDEILACKPDALFISNGPGDPVQATGAIHAVKNLAGQLPVFGICMGNQICGLALGGETQKMKFGHRGANQPVRYKDGRIAISSQNHGFVVMGDSLPEGCQVTFTNCNDGTLEGFEDEYLELFCVQFHPEAHAGPHDTEKMYFDMMMRRLI, translated from the coding sequence ATGAAGGCTGCGCTCGGATTAGAGGATGGACGATATTTTATCGGCGAGGGATTCGGGGTTGAGGGAGAGACAACCGGCGAGCTGGTCTTCAGCACGCAGATGACTGGGTATATGGAAGCGCTGACCGACCCCAGTTATCACGGCCAACTCCTCCTCTTCACGTACCCTCTTATTGGAAATTATGGAGTTGATCGGGAAAATTTTCAGAACTCCCGAGTATGGGCATCTGGGTGTGTGGTTCACGAGCTCTGCACGCAGCCGGCAGGCAGATCTACACTCTCCCAGTTTTTTGAAGAAGAGGGTCTCTTCGGAATAACCGGCGTTGATACACGCCACCTGACAATCAGTATCAGAGAGAAAGGAACTGTCAGGGCTGGAATCATCGTGGGCAGTGATGATGGAGAAGAGGCAGTTCAACTGGCCAGATCAGCACCTGATATCACAACCCAGGCACTGATTCCTGAAGTTTCATGCAAAGAGCCCTGGAATATGAAAGGAAGCGGACCTAGAGTGGCTGTGATTGATCTCGGAGTCAAGAAGAATATTCTTCAAAGTTTAAGCCACAGGAATGCAGACCTGTATATCTTCCCCCACGATGCAAAACCTGATGAGATACTTGCATGCAAACCAGATGCACTCTTTATCAGTAATGGTCCTGGTGATCCGGTCCAGGCTACAGGGGCTATTCATGCTGTGAAAAACCTTGCCGGCCAGTTACCTGTTTTTGGGATCTGTATGGGCAATCAGATATGCGGACTGGCTCTGGGTGGAGAAACACAAAAGATGAAGTTTGGTCACCGGGGTGCAAATCAGCCGGTCCGTTACAAGGATGGCCGGATAGCAATCTCATCCCAGAACCACGGGTTCGTCGTTATGGGAGATTCACTCCCTGAGGGTTGTCAGGTCACGTTCACCAACTGTAACGATGGAACACTTGAAGGATTTGAGGATGAGTATCTTGAACTCTTCTGTGTTCAGTTCCACCCGGAGGCTCATGCCGGACCGCATGATACAGAGAAGATGTACTTTGATATGATGATGCGGAGGCTGATTTAA
- a CDS encoding AAA family ATPase gives MNKTNNQSSHKTDDATVTTLETLNREAIKKIQEYIVGNQDLIQLILVALLANGHILIEGVPGTAKTTIAKSIALITGCEFRRIQGAVDIQPADIIGIRTYDLVSRDFVLKPGPVFTNILLADELNRMNPKAQSAFIESMSERQATIDGDTIPLPDPFIVIATQNPYEMEGTFPMIEVQRDRFMFSMDTSHLDSEEELMIIRRASDGKLNWKNYADSITPLIEKETLIQLIRKISDIHVEDPILHYIRDIIIKTRNHPDIALGASSRASISFISGVKSFAALQGREYVIPDDVKWIAQKVLKHRIYLTREAEIEGITSSEIIQEILESVEVQ, from the coding sequence ATGAATAAAACCAATAATCAATCTTCCCATAAAACTGATGATGCAACCGTTACAACCCTTGAAACTTTGAACAGGGAGGCCATTAAAAAAATACAGGAGTATATTGTTGGAAATCAGGATCTTATCCAGTTAATCCTCGTTGCCCTTTTAGCTAATGGTCATATCCTTATTGAGGGAGTACCAGGCACTGCAAAAACTACAATCGCAAAATCCATTGCACTCATTACCGGCTGTGAATTTAGAAGGATTCAGGGTGCAGTAGATATACAGCCGGCAGATATCATCGGTATCAGGACCTATGACTTAGTATCGAGAGACTTTGTTCTTAAGCCAGGTCCGGTTTTTACTAATATACTACTCGCTGATGAACTCAATCGGATGAATCCAAAAGCACAGAGTGCTTTTATTGAATCCATGAGTGAAAGACAGGCAACAATTGATGGAGATACAATACCACTCCCTGACCCGTTTATCGTCATTGCGACCCAAAACCCATACGAGATGGAAGGGACTTTTCCCATGATTGAGGTCCAGCGTGATCGGTTTATGTTTAGTATGGATACCTCACATCTGGATTCTGAAGAAGAACTTATGATCATCAGAAGAGCTTCAGATGGTAAACTCAACTGGAAAAATTATGCTGACAGCATTACTCCACTTATTGAGAAGGAAACCCTCATACAATTGATAAGAAAAATATCTGATATTCACGTTGAAGATCCTATTCTTCATTACATCAGAGATATTATAATCAAAACCAGGAATCACCCTGATATTGCACTGGGTGCTTCTTCACGTGCCTCAATCTCATTTATATCAGGAGTTAAATCTTTTGCTGCATTACAAGGACGCGAATATGTAATTCCGGATGATGTCAAATGGATTGCACAGAAAGTGTTGAAACACCGGATCTATCTCACAAGAGAAGCCGAAATTGAAGGCATCACCTCTTCAGAAATAATACAGGAAATATTGGAGTCGGTAGAGGTGCAATAA
- the carB gene encoding carbamoyl-phosphate synthase large subunit, with protein sequence MPKDPSIKKVILIGSGPIQIGQAAEFDFSGSQACRALREEGVEVVLVNSNPATIQTDPDTADIIYVEPLQADVIAKIIAKEKPDGILSGMGGQTGLNLTAELAEMGALEGVRILGTPLKAIYEGEDREKFRDLMQRIGEPVPKSMIVSSLSQLDEAAKIVGFPAIIRPAYTLGGAGGGIAYNADDLRRITELGLGKSRIHQVLVEESVAGWKEVEFEVMRDANDTCITICGMENVDPMGVHTGESVVVAPILTLRDDEFNVLRDAALKIIRALDVQGGCNIQFGFKKDKEYRVIEVNPRVSRSSALASKATGYPIARVAAKIAIGLRLDEILNTVTGKTPASFEPSIDYVVVKVPRWPFDKFKTADRTLTTAMKSTGEVMAIGRCVEEAFKKALRSLDNDVDRHTNHGEIRMILSRPTDERFATLFDAFREDFGLDEVADLTKITPFWLEKVRNIVDLEQVLTTGGTDEQVRLAKKYGFSTSEIITLTKRTEEEINTLCGSPSYKMVDTCAAEFPAQTPYFYSTWGDSRCEMEPSGKKKVMILGSGPIRIGQGIEFDYCTVHAVTALREMGIEVHVVNNNPETVSTDFDTSDRLFFEPMTLEDVMNILKKDEYDGVMVQFGGQNAVNLAVPLRDEMARVGLRTRILGSTPDAMDMAEDRDRFSVLLDDLRIPSPPNGSATSEDEALATADKIGYPALVRPSYVLGGRAMEIVHDTAELTAYMREAVKVSRSHPVLIDRFLQNAIELDVDAVCDGTDVLIGGIMEHIEAAGVHSGDSACVIPTQSLSPEILETVRDYTRRLALGLGVVGLVNIQFAVQGSVVYVLEANPRASRTVPFVAKATGIPLAKIAARVMMGMRLSDMPYQERQIKHVAVKEVLLPFNKLPGVDTVLGPEMKSTGEVMGIDYDFGRAYYKASIAAHNRLPRSGNVFISITQDLKDHILPVARAFHENGLKIYGTSGTVDYLNSQGIPSNLVRKIQEGSPNVVDMLRCGEISLIINVFADRRARQDHIQIMRTAVDYGVPYITTIQAALAAAEAINTVRAENLTIEPLQHYIC encoded by the coding sequence ATGCCAAAAGACCCATCAATCAAGAAAGTGATCCTCATCGGGTCAGGGCCGATTCAGATTGGTCAGGCTGCTGAGTTTGATTTCTCAGGATCGCAGGCCTGCCGCGCCCTTCGTGAGGAGGGCGTTGAGGTTGTTCTTGTCAATAGTAACCCTGCAACCATTCAGACCGATCCTGATACTGCAGACATCATTTATGTTGAACCACTTCAGGCTGACGTAATCGCGAAGATTATTGCGAAAGAAAAGCCTGATGGAATATTATCCGGGATGGGTGGTCAGACCGGTCTTAACCTCACTGCAGAACTTGCCGAGATGGGTGCACTGGAGGGTGTTAGAATCCTTGGGACTCCACTTAAAGCGATCTATGAAGGAGAAGATCGTGAGAAGTTCAGGGATTTAATGCAACGGATAGGCGAGCCCGTCCCCAAATCTATGATTGTCAGTTCTCTCTCACAGCTCGATGAGGCCGCCAAAATTGTGGGTTTCCCTGCAATTATCAGGCCTGCATATACTCTTGGCGGGGCCGGCGGAGGAATTGCATACAACGCAGATGATCTCAGGCGAATCACCGAACTTGGCCTTGGAAAATCCAGAATTCACCAGGTACTTGTTGAAGAAAGTGTGGCCGGGTGGAAAGAGGTAGAGTTTGAGGTGATGAGGGATGCAAATGATACCTGTATCACCATCTGCGGTATGGAGAATGTGGATCCAATGGGTGTTCACACCGGTGAAAGTGTGGTGGTTGCTCCCATTCTGACCCTCCGTGATGATGAATTCAATGTTCTTCGTGATGCTGCGCTCAAGATCATCCGTGCTCTAGATGTACAGGGTGGGTGTAATATCCAGTTCGGGTTCAAAAAAGACAAAGAGTACAGGGTCATTGAAGTAAATCCCCGGGTCTCACGCTCTTCAGCCCTCGCTTCAAAAGCAACCGGATATCCTATTGCACGTGTAGCTGCCAAGATAGCAATCGGTCTCAGACTTGATGAAATTCTCAACACGGTGACGGGAAAGACTCCGGCATCGTTTGAACCATCAATAGATTATGTTGTTGTCAAGGTTCCTCGTTGGCCGTTTGACAAGTTCAAGACCGCAGACCGGACTCTCACAACTGCCATGAAATCTACCGGTGAGGTTATGGCAATTGGTAGATGTGTTGAGGAAGCATTCAAGAAGGCTCTTCGTTCCCTTGACAACGATGTAGATCGTCACACCAATCATGGCGAAATCCGCATGATCCTCTCAAGACCCACAGATGAAAGATTTGCAACACTCTTTGATGCTTTCAGGGAGGATTTCGGACTGGATGAGGTTGCAGATCTTACAAAAATAACACCTTTCTGGCTTGAAAAGGTCCGAAATATTGTTGATCTTGAACAGGTTCTAACGACTGGTGGTACAGACGAACAGGTAAGGCTGGCAAAGAAGTATGGTTTTTCTACAAGTGAGATCATCACCCTGACCAAACGGACAGAAGAGGAGATCAATACCCTTTGTGGTTCACCCTCGTATAAGATGGTGGATACCTGTGCAGCCGAATTTCCTGCCCAGACCCCATACTTCTATTCAACCTGGGGAGATTCCAGGTGCGAGATGGAGCCATCTGGCAAGAAGAAGGTTATGATCCTTGGATCAGGACCGATTCGGATCGGCCAGGGGATTGAGTTTGATTACTGTACCGTTCATGCAGTCACTGCCCTTCGTGAGATGGGTATTGAGGTACATGTTGTCAATAATAATCCAGAAACAGTTTCAACCGATTTTGATACATCTGATCGCCTTTTCTTTGAGCCAATGACTCTTGAGGATGTGATGAATATCCTCAAAAAGGATGAATATGATGGAGTAATGGTTCAGTTCGGAGGACAGAATGCCGTGAACCTTGCTGTTCCACTTCGTGATGAGATGGCTCGCGTTGGACTCAGGACCCGAATCCTTGGCTCAACTCCTGATGCCATGGATATGGCAGAGGATAGGGATCGGTTCAGTGTTCTCCTTGATGATCTCCGCATACCTTCCCCTCCCAACGGGTCAGCAACTTCTGAAGATGAAGCCCTTGCAACTGCTGATAAGATTGGGTATCCTGCACTGGTCAGACCTTCCTATGTCCTTGGTGGAAGGGCGATGGAGATCGTCCATGATACTGCAGAATTGACAGCGTATATGCGTGAGGCAGTAAAAGTCTCACGCAGCCATCCGGTTCTGATCGATCGATTTTTGCAGAATGCTATTGAACTTGATGTTGATGCAGTCTGTGACGGCACCGATGTTCTCATCGGTGGAATCATGGAGCATATCGAGGCTGCCGGGGTTCATAGTGGTGATTCGGCATGTGTTATCCCTACCCAGTCACTTTCACCAGAAATTTTGGAGACAGTACGTGACTATACCCGGAGACTGGCCCTTGGTTTAGGGGTAGTCGGACTAGTAAATATTCAGTTTGCGGTCCAGGGTTCGGTGGTCTATGTGCTTGAGGCTAATCCCCGGGCCAGCAGGACTGTTCCCTTTGTAGCAAAAGCGACAGGAATTCCCCTTGCTAAAATTGCAGCACGGGTGATGATGGGTATGAGGCTTTCTGATATGCCCTATCAGGAACGTCAGATCAAGCACGTTGCAGTAAAAGAAGTGCTTCTGCCCTTCAACAAGCTCCCGGGTGTTGATACAGTTCTTGGTCCTGAGATGAAAAGCACAGGTGAGGTGATGGGGATTGATTACGACTTTGGACGTGCGTATTATAAAGCCAGCATCGCAGCACATAATCGTCTTCCACGATCAGGCAATGTGTTTATCTCAATAACCCAGGATCTCAAAGATCATATCCTCCCAGTTGCCAGAGCATTTCATGAGAATGGTCTCAAAATATATGGAACGAGCGGCACTGTGGATTATCTTAATAGCCAGGGCATTCCTTCAAATCTTGTCCGCAAGATCCAGGAAGGTTCGCCAAATGTTGTAGATATGCTCAGGTGTGGAGAGATCAGTCTCATCATCAATGTCTTTGCAGACAGGAGAGCTCGTCAGGATCATATTCAGATTATGCGGACAGCTGTTGATTACGGAGTACCCTACATCACAACCATACAGGCAGCTCTTGCAGCTGCTGAAGCTATCAACACGGTCAGGGCTGAAAACCTGACTATTGAACCGCTGCAGCACTACATCTGCTGA
- a CDS encoding argininosuccinate synthase, with the protein MGKGTVVLAYSGGLDTSICIPLLKEQYGYDRVVTVAANVGQRDDEIAVAEEKGKKLADRHYTVDLKQEFVDRCLFPSIRANGLYEGYPMGTSLARPIIAEAVVEIAKKEGATAVAHGCTGKGNDQLRFDVVFRSAGLEVVAPIRENNMTREWEIEYAEQHGVPVPVNKEKPWSVDENLWSRSVEGGHLEEPDFHPPEEIYAWTVSAMSAPDTPLEITLTFEKGLPVALNGKKMSGYDLIREINRIAGSHGIGRNDMMENRVLGIKAREIYEHPAATVLLTAHADLERLVLTREEYAFKQSVDAKWAQLAYYGLIYEPLWDALNAFIDTTQQRVNGTVDLRLYKGTVTVLGRSSPDSFYSVDVASFDSKLIDQTDAIGFSHYYGLQARLVKAKGKKN; encoded by the coding sequence ATGGGCAAAGGCACTGTAGTTCTTGCATATTCTGGTGGACTTGATACCTCAATCTGCATTCCACTTCTAAAGGAGCAGTACGGATACGATCGCGTTGTCACAGTTGCAGCAAATGTGGGTCAGCGGGATGATGAGATTGCGGTCGCAGAAGAGAAAGGCAAAAAACTGGCTGACCGTCACTATACAGTCGACCTTAAACAGGAGTTTGTTGACCGGTGTCTGTTCCCCTCTATTCGTGCAAATGGCTTGTATGAAGGGTATCCCATGGGAACTTCTCTTGCAAGGCCTATTATTGCCGAAGCGGTTGTTGAGATTGCAAAGAAAGAAGGAGCAACCGCTGTTGCACATGGATGCACAGGGAAAGGAAACGATCAACTCAGGTTTGACGTCGTCTTCAGATCTGCTGGTCTGGAGGTAGTTGCGCCCATTCGTGAGAACAACATGACTCGTGAATGGGAGATTGAATATGCAGAGCAGCATGGTGTCCCTGTTCCGGTCAACAAGGAAAAACCGTGGTCTGTTGATGAGAACCTGTGGTCGAGAAGTGTTGAAGGGGGTCATCTTGAAGAGCCTGATTTCCACCCACCTGAAGAGATCTATGCCTGGACTGTTTCAGCAATGAGTGCTCCAGATACTCCCCTTGAGATAACCCTGACCTTTGAGAAGGGACTCCCTGTTGCACTGAACGGGAAGAAGATGTCGGGGTATGATCTCATCCGTGAGATCAACCGGATTGCAGGGAGTCACGGAATTGGCAGAAACGATATGATGGAAAACCGGGTTTTGGGTATCAAAGCAAGGGAGATCTATGAACACCCTGCAGCAACAGTTCTGCTCACTGCACATGCTGACCTTGAGAGACTTGTTCTCACACGGGAAGAGTACGCTTTTAAGCAGTCGGTTGATGCAAAATGGGCGCAACTTGCTTATTACGGTCTAATCTATGAACCACTCTGGGATGCCCTCAATGCCTTTATTGACACGACACAGCAGCGGGTGAACGGAACTGTGGATCTCCGGCTTTACAAAGGAACCGTTACTGTGCTCGGCCGTTCATCTCCGGATTCATTCTACTCGGTCGACGTGGCTTCCTTTGATTCAAAATTGATTGATCAGACAGATGCTATTGGTTTCTCACATTACTATGGTCTTCAGGCACGGCTGGTAAAAGCGAAAGGGAAAAAGAATTAA
- a CDS encoding pyruvoyl-dependent arginine decarboxylase, with translation MSVPRKVFFTRGVGIHKDRLASFEAALRAAGIEMFNLVYVSSIFPPKCIEVTRLEGLRNLSPGEIVYAVMARADTNEPNRLVSAAVGLALPKEQDHYGYLSEHHTYGETETQSGEYAEDLAATMLATTLGIEFDPDTAWQEREQIYKASGKIIETSHICQSAKGDVSGKWTTVIAAAVFIME, from the coding sequence ATGAGTGTTCCAAGAAAAGTCTTTTTTACCCGGGGCGTCGGTATTCACAAAGATAGGCTGGCTTCTTTTGAAGCAGCACTCCGAGCCGCAGGAATTGAGATGTTCAACCTCGTCTATGTATCATCAATATTTCCCCCAAAATGCATAGAGGTTACCAGACTTGAGGGACTTCGCAACTTGAGTCCCGGTGAGATCGTCTATGCAGTTATGGCACGTGCTGATACTAATGAACCAAATCGCCTTGTCAGTGCAGCAGTAGGACTTGCCCTGCCAAAAGAACAGGATCATTACGGATATCTTTCTGAACACCATACTTACGGGGAGACAGAAACCCAGTCTGGTGAGTATGCAGAAGATCTCGCAGCAACAATGCTGGCTACCACGCTAGGAATCGAGTTTGATCCTGATACCGCCTGGCAGGAAAGGGAACAGATCTATAAGGCAAGCGGCAAGATCATTGAGACATCACACATTTGTCAATCTGCGAAGGGTGATGTTTCAGGAAAGTGGACGACAGTAATAGCAGCAGCAGTATTTATAATGGAATAA
- a CDS encoding DUF58 domain-containing protein: protein MKVKRCTRIIIAAFLLFLILTFFLDKPDLLAVSLSLWVLIIWRYIIFFKRLKLVVKSVDVKRIIDKSLVRQGMICMVTTKISLTIEEGMTAIYSEMVPVGVQIEDGTNQTDPLFSGAHKLTLTYSISPISHGSITFPGGSVTVQDPFFETTIRLSTSSYNGPVLLVQPAPFFEKKRSDRQSQGVETNTIQVQRGSTIKTYRKYFQDDDSRLIDWKLSAKRDTLYVREFTSLESNPPLLIIDLPDVDQDYDEKHFSKLVMAISAQIENVAREGTILSLLIISGPNIITFLSHEYYPGSWMTVIREQFHPRIRLHHLYRTKQRIELRKIVKDFQNLNKNRVNNSIIRYYSLLNSVFKNHLLDNGKNRFSSQISRIFLSVRPGFITLYSLCDGDVSHIKEIAHQARFDKIQFVIQTTQKISSHKLCAQYSALRKETIEEIP, encoded by the coding sequence GTGAAAGTGAAACGCTGTACCCGGATTATTATTGCAGCGTTTCTTCTTTTCTTAATTTTAACTTTTTTTTTAGATAAACCAGATCTTTTAGCAGTTTCCCTGTCTCTGTGGGTACTCATAATCTGGCGTTACATCATTTTCTTTAAGCGACTAAAATTAGTTGTAAAATCAGTGGATGTCAAGAGAATTATCGATAAATCCCTGGTAAGACAAGGGATGATTTGCATGGTGACAACCAAAATATCCTTGACAATAGAAGAGGGAATGACAGCCATCTATTCAGAGATGGTACCAGTCGGTGTGCAAATCGAAGATGGAACGAATCAGACAGATCCACTTTTTTCAGGTGCTCATAAATTGACACTTACATACAGTATTTCTCCTATCTCCCACGGAAGCATTACATTTCCAGGAGGAAGTGTGACCGTGCAGGATCCATTCTTTGAAACAACAATTCGATTATCCACATCATCTTATAACGGTCCGGTTCTTCTTGTGCAGCCAGCTCCATTCTTTGAAAAAAAGAGATCAGATCGTCAGTCTCAGGGAGTTGAAACAAATACAATTCAGGTACAGCGTGGGAGCACCATAAAGACATACCGGAAATATTTCCAGGATGATGATTCACGGCTCATCGATTGGAAATTGTCTGCAAAACGTGATACGTTATATGTACGGGAATTTACCAGCCTGGAATCAAATCCTCCATTACTCATTATTGATCTTCCTGATGTGGATCAGGATTATGATGAAAAGCACTTTTCAAAACTTGTCATGGCAATTTCTGCACAAATAGAAAATGTGGCACGAGAAGGAACTATCCTTTCTCTTCTTATCATTTCAGGACCCAATATCATCACCTTCCTCTCCCATGAATATTATCCTGGCAGTTGGATGACTGTTATAAGAGAACAGTTCCACCCCCGTATCAGGTTGCATCATCTCTACCGTACAAAACAAAGGATAGAACTCAGAAAAATCGTGAAAGATTTTCAGAACCTGAATAAGAATAGAGTAAATAATTCAATAATCAGATACTATTCTCTCTTAAATTCTGTATTTAAGAACCATCTCCTTGATAATGGAAAAAACCGATTTTCATCTCAAATCTCACGAATTTTTTTATCAGTCAGACCAGGGTTTATCACTTTGTACTCACTTTGTGATGGCGATGTAAGCCACATTAAGGAGATTGCACATCAGGCACGATTTGATAAAATCCAATTCGTTATTCAAACAACGCAAAAGATCAGTTCTCATAAATTATGTGCTCAGTACAGTGCACTTCGTAAAGAAACAATTGAGGAGATACCATGA
- a CDS encoding DUF4350 domain-containing protein, with translation MKTENGIALLLIIAAVFLLISHLSTNNLEFSRYNAGWNGTSDFFDLQNRHTTEDITNTSSLSGKQNSTLLIIAPKKPYSAYELSDYRSYIQRGNIIILADDFGTGNDFLRGIGSSIRILPGIVASVDRAYNDSYAIVSYPVFNHSLTRNVSSIVLDKGAALEGGEPLIKTTLMSWIDADNNARITKKEMLGKYTVVTREHIGKGELIVLSDPSIFINTMNSLDDKWDNRKFIENILALSNHLIIDQANSRTSDTDGYSTIMQDLKSSSLSMLAFIGLLLFILIILFIKKRYI, from the coding sequence ATGAAGACTGAAAACGGTATTGCATTACTTCTGATCATTGCCGCAGTTTTTCTCCTCATATCTCACCTTTCAACAAACAATCTCGAATTCAGCAGATATAATGCCGGGTGGAATGGAACATCAGATTTTTTTGATCTTCAAAACCGTCATACAACAGAAGATATTACAAATACATCTTCATTATCAGGTAAACAAAACTCGACTCTTCTGATAATTGCACCAAAAAAGCCATACTCTGCTTATGAGTTATCAGATTACCGATCTTATATCCAGAGAGGAAACATAATCATTCTCGCCGATGATTTTGGGACTGGCAATGACTTTTTGAGAGGGATCGGTTCTTCCATTCGGATTTTACCAGGAATAGTAGCCAGTGTCGATCGGGCATATAATGATTCATACGCTATTGTTTCTTATCCGGTTTTTAATCATTCATTAACCAGAAACGTCTCTTCCATCGTATTAGATAAGGGGGCTGCACTTGAAGGAGGAGAACCCTTGATAAAAACAACCCTCATGAGTTGGATAGATGCAGATAATAATGCAAGAATTACAAAAAAGGAGATGCTTGGTAAGTATACTGTTGTAACTCGTGAGCATATCGGGAAAGGAGAATTAATAGTCCTCTCTGATCCGAGCATTTTTATAAACACAATGAATAGTCTCGATGATAAATGGGATAATAGAAAATTTATTGAAAATATTCTTGCTCTCTCGAATCATCTTATAATTGATCAGGCAAATTCGAGAACATCAGATACGGATGGGTATAGCACCATAATGCAGGATCTCAAAAGTTCCTCTCTTTCCATGCTTGCATTTATTGGCCTACTCCTTTTCATTTTGATCATCCTGTTTATAAAAAAGCGTTACATATGA